A stretch of Canis aureus isolate CA01 chromosome 28, VMU_Caureus_v.1.0, whole genome shotgun sequence DNA encodes these proteins:
- the SLC7A13 gene encoding LOW QUALITY PROTEIN: solute carrier family 7 member 13 (The sequence of the model RefSeq protein was modified relative to this genomic sequence to represent the inferred CDS: inserted 5 bases in 3 codons; deleted 3 bases in 2 codons; substituted 2 bases at 2 genomic stop codons), with amino-acid sequence MKKIQLQRMFGYCLGTRFLIVNIIGVGIFVAPKGVLKXTCMNVGLSLCIWPVCALLSMMTTXCSAEIGITFPRSGAHYYFLKRCFGNFISFLNLWTALFLGPGLAASQALLLAEYSIEPFYPICFVPKLPKKCLALAILWTVGILNSCGVKEVTWLQTASLVLKMAILGLISLSGVVLLVRGRKENVENFQDSFDTEFPEASQFIEAVFQGYFAFSGGGCFTFIAGELKKPRKMIPRCIFTALPLVTIIYLXVSISYLTVLIPKEILSSDAVAIMWTDRVIPSLTXVIPCSMSASIFSNLLVNVFEYSRVTYTPGQEGQLPLLFNMLNLHSSPFVSVLVLVTMASMAIVSTNLXLINYLYFVVSIWSVLSMIGILKLRYQEPNLPRPYKMSFPLPLVTTAISLCLVLIPLVKSPHIHYIYVCLFVLSGLLYYRPLIYFKLRLIWFEKMTCYLQLLFNICISDVSEKQMPEVETLRK; translated from the exons ATGAAGAAGATACAACTCCAAAGAATGTTTGGATATTGCTTGGGCACAAGGTTTTTAATTGTTAATATAATTGGTGTAGGAATTTTTGTGGCCCCAAAAGGGGTATTGAA GACTTGCATGAATGTGGGGCTCTCCCTGTGTATTTGGCCTGTCTGTGCCCTGTTGTCCATGATGACCAC TTGCTCAGCAGAGATAGGTATCACCTTCCCACGCAGTGGAGCTCACTACTATTTTCTCAAAAGATGTTTTGGCAACTTTATCTCTTTCCTGAATCTCTGGACAGCTTTGTTTCTGGGGCCAGGGTTAGCTGCCAGCCAAGCCCTACTCCTCGCTGAGTATAGCATCGAGCCT TTTTATCCCATCTGCTTTGTTCCAAAGCTGCCAAAGAAATGTCTGGCATTAGCCATATTGTGGACTGTGGGAATTCTGAATTCTTGTGGTGTGAAAGAGGTGACTTGGCTTCAGACAGCCAGCCTAGTGCTGAAAATGGCCATACTCGGCCTTATTTCCCTGAGTGGAGTGGTGCTGCTggtgagaggaaggaaggagaatgtAGAAAACTTTCAGGACTCTTTTGATACTGAGTTTCCTGAAGCCTCCCAGTTTATAGAAGCTGTTTTCCAAGGATATTTTGCTTTTTCAGGCGGGGGATGTTTTACATTTATAGC AGGGGAGCTGAAGAAACCCAGAAAGATGATTCCAAGATGCATATTTACTGCATTACCTCTGGTGACTATCATATATCTATAGGTTAGTATTTCCTACCTGACTGTTCTGATACCCAAGGAAATTCTCTCTTCAG ATGCTGTGGCTATAATGTGGACTGACAGAGTTATCCCCTCATTAACGTGAGTTATTCCTTGTAGTATGTCTGCCTCAATATTTAGCAACCTTCTGGTTAATGTATTTGAATACTCAAGAGTGACATATACGCCTGGCCAAGAGGGCCAACTGCCTTTGTTATTTAATATGCTTAATCTTCACTCCTCTCCATTTGTATCTGTGCTAGTACTTGTCACTATGGCATCCATGGCTATTGTCTCTACAAACC ATCTGATAAACTATCTTTATTTTGTAGTTTCTATTTGGTCTGTA TTGTCAATGATAGGAATACTAAAACTGCGATACCAAGAGCCCAATCTACCTAGACCTTATAAG atgtCTTTTCCATTACCATTGGTAACAACAGCTATCTCCCTATGTTTGGTTTTGATCCCTTTGGTGAAGTCTCCACATATACATTATATCTACGTGTGTCTCTTTGTTCTCAGTGGACTTCTGTATTACAGAcctttaatatatttcaaattgaGGCTGATTTGGTTTGAAAAGATGACATGCTATTTACAATTGCTGTTTAATATTTGCATCTCTGATGTGTCTGAAAAACAGATGCCAGAAGtagaaactttaagaaaatag